One window of Ralstonia pickettii DTP0602 genomic DNA carries:
- a CDS encoding hypothetical protein (K00005: E1.1.1.6, gldA; glycerol dehydrogenase [EC:1.1.1.6]), with amino-acid sequence MQAVFGSPGRYVQGAGAIEVLGEHAARVGSDALLVADRMVMDMVGERLARQCEQAGVATRRASFDEALTPGLVARLADEAGPARPDLVIAAGGGRSIDAGKALADHFGVPVITVPTVASNDAPTSKNYVLYDEAHRLLAVRHLPYSPSSVIADTALIAQAPASMLLAGIGDAISKSFEAEQCACAPAGRNMFGTRPLLSAAALARACHAVLMADAEDALAAAGTGAPTPAFERVVEATILMSGLGFESGGLSIAHALTRGLSALREASHAPHGLQVAFGLLVQLELERRDDLVRIEVEALYRRIGLPLCLADLGLPDATQDELRHAAELSLAAPHIRNFMRELDADDLVAAMRAVNARALQMLQPAEAS; translated from the coding sequence GTGCAAGCAGTATTTGGATCGCCCGGGCGCTACGTCCAGGGCGCGGGAGCCATCGAGGTGCTGGGAGAGCATGCCGCGCGCGTGGGCAGCGATGCCTTGCTGGTGGCCGACCGCATGGTGATGGACATGGTCGGCGAGCGGCTGGCGCGCCAGTGCGAACAGGCTGGCGTGGCGACGCGCCGCGCCAGCTTCGACGAAGCGTTGACGCCCGGCCTGGTGGCGCGCCTGGCCGACGAGGCCGGCCCGGCACGGCCCGACCTGGTGATAGCCGCTGGCGGCGGGCGCAGCATCGATGCGGGCAAGGCACTGGCCGACCACTTCGGCGTGCCGGTGATCACCGTGCCCACGGTCGCGTCCAACGACGCGCCGACCAGCAAGAACTATGTGCTGTATGACGAGGCGCACCGCCTGCTGGCCGTGCGGCACCTGCCATATAGCCCCAGCAGCGTGATTGCTGACACCGCGCTGATCGCCCAGGCGCCCGCATCGATGTTGCTGGCGGGCATCGGCGACGCCATCTCGAAATCGTTCGAGGCCGAGCAATGCGCGTGTGCGCCGGCGGGGCGCAATATGTTCGGCACGCGCCCGTTGCTGTCGGCCGCAGCGCTGGCGCGTGCCTGTCACGCGGTGCTGATGGCGGACGCGGAAGATGCGCTGGCCGCCGCCGGTACCGGCGCGCCCACGCCCGCGTTCGAGCGCGTGGTGGAGGCCACCATCCTGATGTCGGGCCTCGGCTTCGAGAGCGGCGGCTTGTCGATCGCGCATGCGCTGACGCGCGGGCTGTCGGCGCTGCGCGAAGCCAGTCACGCGCCGCACGGGCTGCAGGTGGCCTTTGGCCTGCTGGTGCAGCTGGAACTGGAACGGCGCGACGACTTGGTGCGCATCGAGGTCGAAGCGCTGTACCGCCGCATTGGCTTGCCCTTGTGCCTCGCCGACCTGGGACTGCCCGATGCGACCCAGGACGAGCTGCGCCATGCCGCCGAGCTCTCGCTGGCTGCGCCCCATATCCGCAACTTCATGCGCGAGCTGGACGCCGACGACCTGGTCGCGGCGATGCGCGCGGTGAATGCGCGCGCGCTGCAAATGCTGCAACCAGCGGAGGCATCATGA
- a CDS encoding hypothetical protein (K13654: mcbR; GntR family transcriptional regulator, colanic acid and biofilm gene transcriptional regulator): protein MKELARVEKSNLSSRVYEQIRSALMSGKYVPGERLRVADLAQSLGTSSTPVREAIFRLVSEQALTMTAATSITVPELDPDTVAEIQLMRTLLEGAAAEAAALRITPQEIARLRKTHEAFIKAVAVSPREAAAQNRKFHFELMAASRLTNLYAVVESMWVRMGPLLHIFHTELRASRESLDSHPHYRVLDGLERHDPATASQAIRDDIQWGKTVLLEWMAMREERESA, encoded by the coding sequence ATGAAAGAGCTCGCGCGGGTGGAGAAAAGCAATCTCTCTTCCCGAGTCTATGAACAGATCCGCTCCGCACTGATGAGCGGCAAGTACGTGCCCGGCGAACGTCTGCGCGTGGCCGATCTCGCGCAATCGCTGGGCACCAGTTCGACGCCGGTGCGCGAGGCGATCTTCCGGCTGGTCAGCGAACAGGCGCTGACCATGACTGCCGCCACCTCGATCACCGTACCCGAACTGGATCCCGACACCGTCGCGGAAATCCAGTTGATGCGCACGCTGCTGGAAGGTGCCGCTGCCGAGGCCGCCGCGCTGCGCATCACGCCGCAGGAAATCGCGCGGCTGCGCAAGACGCACGAAGCCTTTATCAAGGCCGTCGCGGTCAGCCCGCGCGAGGCCGCGGCGCAGAACCGCAAGTTTCATTTCGAGCTGATGGCGGCATCGCGGCTGACCAACCTGTATGCGGTGGTCGAAAGCATGTGGGTGCGCATGGGTCCGCTGCTGCACATCTTCCATACCGAACTGCGCGCCAGCCGCGAAAGCCTGGACTCGCATCCGCACTACCGGGTGCTCGACGGACTGGAGCGCCATGACCCGGCCACCGCCTCGCAGGCGATCCGCGATGACATTCAGTGGGGCAAGACGGTGTTGCTGGAATGGATGGCGATGCGTGAAGAGCGCGAGTCCGCCTGA
- the guaA gene encoding GMP synthase (contains glutamine-hydrolyzing domain and glutamine amidotransferase; GMP-binding domain; functions to produce GMP from XMP in the IMP pathway~K01951: E6.3.5.2, guaA; GMP synthase (glutamine-hydrolysing) [EC:6.3.5.2]), translating to MHDKILILDFGSQVTQLIARRVREAHVYCEIHPNDVSDDFVREYAPKAIILSGSHASTYEDHQLRAPQAVWDLGVPVLGICYGMQTMAVQLGGKVEWSDQREFGYAEMRAHGHTALLKDVEDFRTPEGHGMLKVWMSHGDKVTGLPPGFKLMASTPSCPIAGMADEARHYYAVQFHPEVTHTVKGRQMLERFVLGIAGCQPDWVMRDHIEEAVAKIREQVGDEEVILGLSGGVDSSVAAALIHRAIGDQLTCVFVDHGLLRQDEGKMVMEMFAGRLHAKVVHIDASEQFLGHLAGVTDPEQKRKIIGREFVEVFQAEAKKLTNAKWLAQGTIYPDVVESGGTKTKKATTIKSHHNVGGLPETLGLKLLEPLRDLFKDEVRELGVELGLPPEMVYRHPFPGPGLGVRILGEVKREYAELLRRADAIFIEELRKTIATEQDAAAGLCEPAQVGKSWYDLTSQAFAVFLPVKSVGVMGDGRTYDYVVALRAVQTTDFMTAHWAHLPYALLGRCSNRIINEVRGLNRVVYDVSGKPPATIEWE from the coding sequence ATGCACGACAAAATCCTCATTCTTGATTTCGGCTCGCAGGTCACGCAGCTGATCGCCCGCCGCGTCCGCGAGGCGCACGTCTACTGCGAAATCCACCCCAACGACGTCTCCGACGACTTCGTGCGCGAGTACGCCCCCAAGGCCATCATCTTGTCGGGCAGCCACGCCAGCACCTATGAAGACCACCAGCTGCGCGCGCCGCAGGCGGTGTGGGACCTGGGCGTGCCGGTGCTGGGTATCTGCTACGGCATGCAGACCATGGCCGTTCAACTGGGCGGCAAGGTCGAGTGGAGCGACCAGCGCGAATTCGGCTACGCCGAGATGCGCGCCCACGGCCATACCGCGCTGCTCAAGGACGTCGAGGATTTCCGCACGCCGGAAGGCCACGGCATGCTCAAGGTCTGGATGAGCCACGGCGACAAGGTCACCGGCCTGCCGCCGGGTTTCAAGCTGATGGCCTCGACGCCGAGCTGCCCGATCGCCGGCATGGCCGACGAGGCGCGTCACTACTACGCCGTGCAGTTCCACCCCGAGGTCACGCACACCGTCAAGGGCCGCCAGATGCTGGAGCGCTTCGTGCTCGGCATCGCCGGCTGCCAGCCTGACTGGGTCATGCGCGACCACATCGAGGAAGCCGTCGCCAAGATCCGCGAGCAAGTGGGCGACGAGGAAGTGATCCTGGGCCTGTCGGGCGGCGTCGATTCGTCCGTGGCCGCTGCGCTGATCCACCGCGCCATCGGCGACCAGCTCACCTGCGTCTTCGTCGACCACGGCCTGCTGCGCCAGGACGAAGGCAAGATGGTGATGGAGATGTTCGCCGGCCGCCTGCACGCCAAGGTCGTGCATATCGACGCCTCCGAACAATTCCTCGGCCACCTCGCCGGCGTGACCGATCCCGAGCAGAAGCGCAAGATCATCGGCCGCGAGTTCGTCGAAGTGTTCCAGGCCGAGGCCAAGAAGTTGACCAACGCCAAGTGGCTGGCGCAGGGCACGATCTATCCGGACGTGGTGGAATCGGGCGGCACCAAGACCAAGAAGGCCACCACCATCAAGAGCCACCACAACGTGGGCGGCCTGCCGGAAACGCTGGGCCTGAAGCTGCTCGAGCCGCTGCGCGACCTGTTCAAGGACGAAGTGCGCGAGCTCGGCGTGGAGCTGGGCTTGCCGCCGGAAATGGTCTACCGCCACCCGTTCCCGGGCCCGGGCCTGGGCGTGCGTATCCTGGGCGAGGTCAAGCGTGAATACGCCGAGCTGCTGCGCCGCGCCGATGCTATCTTCATCGAAGAGCTGCGCAAGACCATCGCCACCGAACAGGACGCCGCCGCGGGCCTGTGCGAGCCGGCCCAGGTCGGCAAGAGCTGGTATGACCTGACCAGCCAGGCGTTTGCGGTGTTCCTGCCGGTGAAGTCAGTCGGCGTGATGGGCGATGGCCGTACCTACGACTACGTCGTCGCGCTGCGCGCGGTGCAGACCACCGACTTCATGACGGCGCACTGGGCGCACCTGCCGTATGCGCTGCTGGGGCGTTGTTCGAACCGGATCATCAATGAAGTGCGTGGGCTGAATCGGGTTGTGTATGACGTGTCGGGGAAGCCGCCGGCGACGATTGAGTGGGAGTAA
- a CDS encoding membrane protein, which translates to MKVLLRAVLFFDALVDLLLGILLLMSPFTTLYAALQLPQPQPALFGQLLGVALVGLSVLLWQAAFNGQLTVPVARTAGYVNLASALLIIGWMVFLELPLEGAGKIWLPTIAVVLAFFAVVQIPAARRVRERERQLKMERALQEQETRKEPGVAPAARHTNTPEYRREPVITPPPGYGPGTEVVTEPATEDTPSAHHARQNPHS; encoded by the coding sequence ATGAAGGTATTGCTGCGAGCCGTGCTGTTTTTCGATGCCCTGGTGGATTTGCTGCTGGGCATCCTGCTGTTGATGTCCCCGTTCACCACGCTGTATGCGGCACTGCAGTTGCCGCAGCCGCAGCCGGCCCTGTTCGGGCAGTTGCTGGGCGTGGCCCTGGTTGGGCTGTCCGTGCTGCTGTGGCAGGCCGCGTTCAACGGCCAGCTGACGGTGCCGGTGGCGCGCACGGCCGGCTATGTGAACCTGGCCAGCGCATTGCTGATCATCGGCTGGATGGTGTTCCTGGAGCTGCCGCTGGAAGGCGCCGGCAAGATCTGGCTGCCTACCATCGCCGTGGTGCTGGCGTTTTTTGCCGTGGTGCAGATTCCCGCGGCAAGGCGCGTGCGCGAGCGCGAACGGCAACTGAAGATGGAACGCGCACTGCAGGAACAGGAAACCAGGAAGGAACCCGGCGTCGCCCCCGCGGCGCGCCACACGAATACCCCAGAATACCGGCGCGAGCCGGTCATCACACCGCCGCCGGGCTATGGCCCCGGCACGGAAGTCGTGACCGAGCCCGCAACGGAAGACACGCCATCGGCCCATCATGCACGACAAAATCCTCATTCTTGA
- a CDS encoding inosine 5'-monophosphate dehydrogenase (catalyzes the synthesis of xanthosine monophosphate by the NAD+ dependent oxidation of inosine monophosphate~K00088: guaB; IMP dehydrogenase [EC:1.1.1.205]) — protein sequence MRLVQKALTFDDVLLVPAYSAVLPRDVSLRTRLSRSIELNIPLVSAAMDTVTEARLAISMAQAGGIGIVHKNLKPADQAREVSRVKRYESGVLRDPITISPDVKIRDVIALSQQHGISGFPVLEGKTVVGIITNRDLRFEEELDAPVRAKMTPREKLVTVAEGAPLEEAKRLMNRHRLERVLVVNQAFELRGLITVKDIQKAVDNPLASKDDHGQLRVGAAVGVGPDNDERVELLVKAGVDVIVVDTAHGHSQGVLDRVRWVKQNFPQVQVIGGNIATGDAARALVEHGADGVKVGIGPGSICTTRIVAGVGVPQITAVSNVAEALKGTGVPLIADGGVRYSGDVAKALAAGAHTVMMGGMFSGTEEAPGEVFLYQGRSFKSYRGMGSVGAMKDGAADRYFQEDNTANVDKLVPEGIEGRVPYKGSVMAIIHQLTGGVRSSMGYCGSKSIADWHENAQFVQITAAGMRESHVHDVQITKEAPNYHID from the coding sequence ATGCGTCTTGTCCAGAAAGCACTCACATTCGATGACGTGCTGCTCGTCCCGGCCTATTCGGCCGTCCTCCCCCGGGATGTTTCCCTTCGTACCCGCCTGTCCCGTTCGATCGAACTGAACATTCCGCTGGTGTCCGCTGCCATGGACACGGTGACGGAGGCTCGCCTGGCGATCTCCATGGCGCAGGCCGGTGGTATCGGTATCGTCCACAAGAACCTGAAGCCGGCCGACCAGGCCCGCGAAGTGTCGCGCGTGAAGCGCTACGAGTCGGGTGTGCTGCGTGATCCGATCACCATCTCGCCGGACGTCAAGATCCGCGATGTGATCGCCCTGTCTCAGCAGCACGGCATTTCGGGCTTCCCGGTGCTGGAAGGCAAGACCGTGGTCGGCATCATCACCAACCGCGACCTGCGCTTCGAGGAGGAACTCGACGCCCCGGTGCGCGCCAAGATGACCCCGCGCGAAAAGCTGGTGACCGTGGCCGAAGGCGCGCCGCTGGAAGAAGCCAAGCGCCTGATGAACCGCCACCGCCTCGAGCGCGTGCTGGTGGTCAACCAGGCCTTCGAGCTGCGCGGCCTGATCACGGTGAAGGACATCCAGAAGGCGGTCGACAACCCGCTCGCCAGCAAGGACGACCACGGCCAGCTGCGTGTAGGCGCCGCAGTTGGCGTGGGCCCGGACAATGACGAACGCGTCGAGCTGCTGGTCAAGGCTGGCGTCGATGTGATTGTGGTTGACACGGCACACGGCCACAGCCAGGGCGTGCTGGACCGCGTGCGCTGGGTCAAGCAGAACTTCCCGCAGGTGCAGGTGATCGGCGGCAATATCGCCACCGGCGACGCCGCGCGCGCGCTGGTCGAGCATGGCGCCGACGGCGTCAAGGTCGGCATCGGCCCGGGCTCGATCTGCACCACCCGTATCGTGGCAGGCGTGGGCGTGCCGCAGATCACGGCTGTCTCCAACGTGGCCGAGGCGCTCAAGGGCACCGGCGTGCCGCTGATCGCTGACGGTGGCGTGCGCTACTCCGGCGACGTGGCCAAGGCCCTGGCGGCCGGCGCCCACACCGTGATGATGGGCGGCATGTTCTCCGGCACCGAAGAGGCGCCGGGCGAGGTGTTCCTGTACCAGGGCCGCTCGTTCAAGAGCTACCGCGGCATGGGTTCGGTGGGCGCGATGAAGGACGGCGCGGCTGACCGCTACTTCCAGGAAGACAACACCGCCAACGTCGACAAGCTGGTGCCGGAAGGCATCGAAGGCCGCGTCCCCTACAAGGGCTCGGTGATGGCGATCATCCACCAGCTCACCGGTGGCGTACGTTCCTCGATGGGCTACTGCGGCAGCAAGTCGATCGCCGACTGGCATGAGAACGCACAGTTCGTCCAGATCACGGCAGCCGGCATGCGTGAATCGCACGTGCACGACGTGCAGATCACCAAGGAAGCGCCGAACTACCATATCGACTGA
- a CDS encoding multidrug DMT transporter permease, with product MGIGVLCGLLAGAFWGMVFIAPKLLPVFSPWELAIGRYLAYGLVAFVAALPLMKRIARKLTGADCVALLRQAFTGNLLYYVLLAFGVQLAGVGPTSLIIGILPISVTIMGRRDQGAVPLPRLVWPLLVVAAGIACINIDLFGGGQSAHAAAAGAAVRPVWQKLAGVCCAAGALVCWTLYAVDNARYLQRNPHYSGNEWSALYGLSTGAVSAVLAVIGWLFAGDTLSAGDGGRDWQWFWMVNAAVALGASLIGNNLWNISSRRLPLTLSGQMIVFETLFALAYGFVFDHRWPRPLEIAAIVLLMIGVAWSVRLHASDKSA from the coding sequence ATGGGAATCGGCGTATTGTGCGGGCTGCTGGCAGGCGCTTTCTGGGGCATGGTGTTTATCGCCCCGAAACTGCTGCCCGTGTTTTCGCCGTGGGAACTCGCCATCGGCCGCTACCTGGCCTACGGGCTGGTCGCCTTCGTGGCCGCACTGCCGCTGATGAAGCGCATCGCCCGCAAGCTGACCGGCGCCGACTGCGTGGCGCTGCTGCGCCAGGCCTTTACCGGCAACCTGCTCTACTACGTGCTGCTGGCCTTCGGCGTGCAGCTGGCCGGGGTCGGCCCGACCTCGCTGATCATCGGCATCCTGCCGATCTCCGTCACCATCATGGGCCGGCGCGACCAAGGCGCGGTGCCGTTGCCCCGGCTGGTATGGCCGCTGTTGGTGGTGGCCGCCGGCATCGCCTGCATCAATATTGACCTGTTTGGCGGGGGCCAGAGCGCCCATGCGGCCGCCGCCGGCGCGGCGGTGCGCCCGGTCTGGCAGAAGCTGGCCGGGGTCTGCTGCGCGGCCGGCGCGCTGGTCTGCTGGACGCTCTACGCCGTGGACAATGCGCGCTACCTGCAGCGCAACCCGCACTACAGCGGCAACGAATGGTCGGCGCTGTACGGGCTGTCGACCGGCGCGGTGTCGGCGGTTCTGGCCGTGATCGGCTGGCTGTTCGCGGGCGACACCCTGAGCGCGGGCGACGGCGGCCGCGACTGGCAGTGGTTCTGGATGGTCAACGCGGCGGTGGCGCTGGGCGCGTCGCTGATCGGCAACAACCTGTGGAATATCTCCAGCCGGCGCCTGCCCTTGACGCTGTCGGGCCAGATGATTGTGTTCGAGACGCTGTTCGCGCTGGCGTATGGCTTTGTCTTCGACCACCGCTGGCCGCGGCCGCTGGAAATCGCCGCCATTGTGTTGCTGATGATCGGCGTGGCCTGGTCAGTGCGCTTGCACGCCAGCGACAAGTCTGCGTAG
- a CDS encoding membrane protein, with the protein MKRSSVLCLLAAAITAAPVPALAYWQWRDANGRMVYSDVPPSAAAARILRAPGRVAGEYLPVEAAAADSAKAPQASPAPARASAKPVAPPAPTAEEAFQKRREARLKATADEARKESESAEREARCAQLRNYASGLQNGMRAAVAGPDGSLQHLNSEQRQAEMLKTSTSLEKNCN; encoded by the coding sequence ATGAAACGATCGTCCGTGCTGTGCCTGCTTGCCGCCGCCATCACCGCCGCTCCCGTCCCCGCCCTCGCCTACTGGCAGTGGCGCGATGCCAACGGCCGCATGGTCTACAGCGATGTGCCGCCGTCGGCGGCCGCCGCCAGGATCCTGCGCGCCCCGGGCCGCGTTGCCGGCGAGTACCTGCCGGTGGAAGCCGCCGCTGCGGACAGCGCCAAGGCCCCTCAGGCGTCTCCGGCCCCTGCCAGGGCCTCGGCAAAACCGGTGGCGCCTCCCGCCCCTACGGCTGAAGAAGCCTTCCAGAAACGCCGCGAGGCGCGCCTGAAAGCCACCGCCGACGAAGCCCGCAAGGAAAGCGAGAGCGCCGAACGCGAGGCCCGTTGCGCCCAGCTGCGCAACTACGCCAGCGGCCTGCAGAATGGCATGCGCGCCGCCGTGGCTGGCCCGGACGGATCGCTGCAACACCTGAACAGCGAGCAGCGCCAGGCCGAGATGCTCAAGACCAGCACCAGCCTCGAGAAGAACTGCAACTGA
- a CDS encoding hypothetical protein (K09801: K09801; hypothetical protein), which produces MAPADTGAATVHIAVCYARPDSVFLKEIDVPAGSTIAAAIVGSGLQQACPEVDPSTMRVGIFGKLKTPETLVREGDRVEVYRPLTADPKQARRKRVQKQREGGAREGQKWLRGNG; this is translated from the coding sequence ATGGCACCAGCTGATACCGGCGCGGCGACCGTGCATATCGCCGTCTGCTATGCGCGGCCCGACAGCGTGTTCCTGAAGGAGATCGATGTGCCCGCCGGGAGCACCATCGCGGCGGCCATCGTTGGCTCCGGGCTGCAGCAGGCCTGCCCTGAGGTGGACCCTTCGACCATGCGTGTTGGCATCTTCGGTAAGCTCAAGACGCCCGAAACCTTGGTGCGCGAGGGCGATCGCGTCGAGGTTTACCGGCCGCTGACGGCCGACCCCAAACAGGCTCGGCGCAAGCGCGTGCAGAAGCAGCGCGAGGGCGGGGCGCGCGAAGGCCAGAAATGGCTGCGCGGGAATGGCTGA
- a CDS encoding cyclase — translation MLPRVAHGMAGSQISHYMADVHKSVLLGYSAAQMYDLVTRVEDYPKFLPWCGGVEVFEQTETMLDAKIHIHFKGIQQYFHTRNTQERPTRIDMTFADGPFKTFNGAWRFTPLREDACKIEFHLHYEFSSLLLEKLIGPVFSMIANTFVDAFVKRAEVVYGTS, via the coding sequence ATGCTGCCGCGCGTTGCGCACGGCATGGCCGGAAGCCAGATTTCCCACTACATGGCAGACGTCCATAAATCCGTGCTGCTCGGCTACTCCGCCGCGCAGATGTACGACCTGGTCACGCGCGTGGAGGACTATCCCAAGTTCCTGCCATGGTGCGGTGGCGTGGAGGTGTTCGAGCAGACCGAGACCATGCTTGACGCCAAGATCCATATCCACTTCAAAGGGATCCAGCAGTACTTCCATACCCGCAATACGCAGGAGCGCCCGACGCGCATCGATATGACCTTCGCGGACGGGCCGTTCAAGACCTTCAACGGCGCGTGGCGCTTCACGCCGCTGCGCGAGGATGCCTGCAAGATCGAGTTCCACCTGCACTACGAGTTTTCGAGCCTGCTGCTGGAAAAACTGATCGGTCCGGTGTTCAGCATGATCGCCAACACCTTTGTCGATGCCTTCGTCAAACGTGCCGAGGTCGTCTATGGCACCAGCTGA